Proteins encoded together in one Romeriopsis navalis LEGE 11480 window:
- a CDS encoding DDE-type integrase/transposase/recombinase, with protein MNQVWSTDITYLPFRRSHFYLVAIMDWFSRKVLSWRLSNTLEMRFCIEALQSALKDYP; from the coding sequence GTGAATCAGGTGTGGTCTACCGATATCACCTATTTACCCTTCCGGCGGAGTCATTTCTACCTGGTGGCGATTATGGACTGGTTTAGTCGCAAGGTCTTGTCCTGGCGATTGTCCAATACCCTGGAAATGCGCTTCTGCATTGAGGCATTGCAGTCCGCGCTGAAGGATTATCCCTGA